The genomic segment GATCGGCGAGGACCTGCGGCTGCGGGATCCGGCGGAGGAGCTGGCCCGCTGGTTCGAGGGAGACGCATCGGCAGGCAGCCGTGCGGATGCGCCAGCCAAGCGCAAGGGCAGCCTCGCCTTTCTGGCCGAGATCGACGAAGCGATCGAAGAGCTGGCGCGGACGATGGTACCGGAAGAGCCTTTTACCCCGGACGACCGGCGGATGCTGACGGCGGAGCAGGTTCGCGCCTGGTTCGCGGAGGAAAATCCGCTGGATCCGATCATGAAAAAGCGGGAACGGGTGCTTAACCGGATCAAGCGCTGGATGGAGATCGAGCTTGGCAAAGCCAAGTGGAGCGACGCCGAGGTGCGCAAAAAGGCGAACGCCCGCTGGAAGGCTTACGCCGGCAAGCTGCCGCTCCATACCGCTTCTTCCTTTTATAAGGCCGGCGGCTGGCATACAGACGATGGTCGCGGCGAGGCCCGAGGCGCCAAGCAAGCCGGGGCAGCGTCTAAAGCGAAAAGCAAAGGCAAGGCGGCCGCCGTTTTCGCCAGAGAAGATCTGGCTGCGCTTGTGCACATCCACCTGAAGCTGCTCGGGCCGGCGGCTCCGGCTTACGATCATATCGTGATCGACGAGGCGCAGGATTATTCGCCCGCGCAGCTGCAGGTGCTCAGGCAGCACCAGCGAATCACCTCGATGACCGTGCTCGGCGATCTGCAGCAAGGTATCCACGATTATGCGGGCATTACCGACTGGGAGGAGCTGAGGCGCTTATTTCCCGGAGAAGAGACATCGTATTACGAGCTCGACCGGAGCTATCGATCGACGCTCGAGATCATCGAATTCGCCAACCGTATCCTGAAGGGAATGGGCGGCGGCGTCAAGCCGGCGCGGCCCGTCTTTCGCAGCGGCCAGCCGGTGGAAGTAGAGCGGACCGCGCAAGCGCCGGACACCGCTGCGATCGCTGCGATCGTCGAAGGCTGGCGGCAAGAGCCGGAGCTTCAGAGCATCGCGGTGCTGGGCCGGACGGCGGCAGCCTGCGCGCGCATTTATAGCGAGCTGACCGCACGGGGCATCCGGTCTTCCCTGCTCGAGGCGAAGCATCAGAATTACGAAGGCGGAATTACGGTTGCGCCGGTGTATTTGTCCAAAGGCCTCGAGTTCGACGCCGTCTTGATTCCGGATGCGGACGCGGCGGACTACAAGCCGGAGGACGCCAAGCTGCTTTACGTCGGATGCACGCGCGCGCTTCACAGACTCAAGCTGTTGTATGCGCACTCGCCGACTCCGCTCATTGCACAGCCTGATCCCGAGTCGGAGGAGGCGGCACGATGAGAAGAGGAGGCCTTAGAGCTGTCGTTTCATTTACGCTGATTATCGCCGCATACCTCGGACTGAACTTTTTTATCGGCTGGAACGCGCAAACTTGGCTGAACAGCTGGCTGCCCGGGTTTCCCGTTTGGGCGCTTTGGACGCTGCTCGCCCTGGCCGCGCTGGGCTATCTGATCGGGCGTTTTCGTTTTCTGCCCAAGCCGGCGGGCCGCGGGCTCAAAGTGTTCGGCGCATATTATATCGGATTGTTCGAGTACGCCGTCCTGGTGCTGCCGTTCGCGGATCTGGCGGTTTGGCTGTTCTGGGCGGGGGGATCGGATTATAAGAATACGGTAGAAACGATCGGCGTCATCGTCTCCGTACTGCTCCTGCTATTGTTCGCCTGGGGAACCTGGAACGCCTGGACGCCGATCGTACGCAAATACGAGCTGAGCGTGGCGAAGGACGCCGGAGGCCGGAGAAGATTGGATATCGTGCTCGTGAGCGACCTGCATCTGGGCAACATCGTCGGCAACCGGCATTTGGACCGACTGCTTCCGCGGGTCGAACAGTTGAAGCCCGACCTGATCCTGCTTGCCGGCGACGTGCTCGACGACGTCATCGAGCCGTTCGTTCGCAACCGGATGTCCGAGCGTCTCGGCCGGCTCTCCGCGCCGCTCGGCGTATATGCCGTGCTCGGCAATCACGAATATTACGGGCGGCACATCGACGAGTACGTCGGTCGCATGGCGGCGCTCGGCATCCCTGTGCTTCGCGACGAGCGGTCGACGCCGGATGGTGTCATCCATGTCGTAGGGCGCAAGGACAAGACGGCGGAGTCGATGGATCCGGAGGGCCGCAAGCCGGTGGCGGAGCTGCTTCAAGGCCTCGACCCGAAGCTGCCGATCGTCCTTATGGACCATCAACCTTACGGATATGCGGCTGCAGCGGAAGCTGGCGTAGATATTCTCGTTTCCGGCCACACGCACCGAGGACAATTCGCGCCGAACCACTGGGTCACGCGCCGTCTGTTCGAGCTCGATTGGGGCTATTTGCGAAAAGGAAAGATGCATGCCGTCGTCTCGTCCGGCTTCGGTACCTGGGGACCGCCGGTCCGGCTCGCAAGCCGCAGCGAGATCGTGCATTTGTCCGTTACCTTCAGCGGAGGAGCATGATATGAAATGGAGTGTCCGTATTGTCAGGCCGAGATCGAGCTTGCCGCAGGGAGATGCCCGAGCTGCAAGCGCAAGCTGTACGAGGTGACCGAGGCGGATTTTGAAGAAGCGGCGCCTGATCGCGCAGCACCGGAAGGCGATGAATCTGCTGATTCTTCGGACAACGGAGCGCCTGCGGGGATGAGCGAGGTCGCGGCGATGCTCGAAGACCGCTTCGTCTGTCGCAGGTGCGGCAATAACGGAGGGGTAGCCAAGCAGGTGGCGATGACCGGCACGGGACTCAGCAAGCTATGGGACATTCAGCATCATCACTACCTGTTTGTCTCCTGCGAGCGTTGCGGCGCGGTCGAGATTTACGATCCGGAAATGCTGCTCGGCCGCAAACCGGGCAGTCTCGGGACCGCGCTCGATTTGCTTTTCGGCCGCTAAGCGGAAGGCAGGGACTGGGGCTGTTCGAAGGCAGGGTTTTGGTTTAAAATGTGAACCAAGCATCTTTTTCCCTCATTGATCCAATCGATCCGAAGGAGCCTGACCATGTTACGTAAGTTTTTGCTGTTGTTAGGGGCGCTGATGCTGCTCCTCCCGTCTGTCGGCGCCGCTGCCAATTGGGACACGCCGTTCGTCGTTTATTACGACAATTTGTACAAGATTACGGAGGAAGCCGTTCCTGCCGACAGGCTGGGCATGAAGCTGGGGAAGATCTCCGCTTATGCCGAGACCGAAGGCGCTTACAAGGGGAACTTCTCCAATGCGCTGCCCAAGGGCACCGAGTTTAAGGGCATTCTGGGCATCGACGTGCAGGACGCGATCGCCGTCGATTCGGGACACGGCTCCTACGTCAAAGCCGTCTATCAGGAGTCGTACGCGGACAGCAAGCTGAGCGGCACGAGAGAGGCGCTCGAACGGCTAGACTGGCTGTGGTCGCTTCTGATCGCGGCGGCCGCGGTTGCAGCGGGCACCATATGGTGGCGCAAGACGAGGCGCAGCACAGGGCAGGGCCGTTGATTGTCTGGATCAACGGCGCCTTCGGAGCAGGCAAGACGACGGCGGCGTACGAACTGCACCGGAGGCTGCCCGGCTCGCTTGTCTTCGATCCGGAGGAGGCCGGCTTTTACATCCGCGCGAGGCTGCCGAAGCATCTTCATGGCGACGACTTCCAGGACTACCCGATGTGGCGGTCGATCAATCGCGAGATGCTGGCCTATCTGGCAGAGAACCATCCGGGGCCGATCATCGTGCCGATGACGGTCGTCAGCGAGCGCTACATGGACGAGCTGGTCGGCGCGCTGCGCAGCTCGGGCGTCAGGGTCGACCATTACGCACTGACCGCATCGCGACAGACGCTGCTGCGTCGGCTTCGAAGCAGGTGGGAGAGCGAGCGGTCCTGGGCGGCACAGCAGATTGACCGATGTCTGGCTGGTTTAGCAGGCGAGACATTCGACGTCCATATCCAGACGGACGGCATGAACGCAAGCGAGGTCGTCGCCCGCATCGCCGAGCTGTCCGGACTCGCGCTGACGCCGGATCGCCGCGGTCCGCTGAAGCGGGGCTGGGACCGATTGCGGACGAAGGCGGGGCATATTCGATTTGGGCGGTAGCATACGGCACGGCAAACAGGCGTCGCGGACATTTCCGCGTCGCCTGTTTGTGTTAGGGATCGGTAGGAGCGTTCCGCAGACCGAGGGGAGGAAGCTCTGCAAGGAGCTACATGGCGAGACTGCGCGACCAAGTGATGCGAAGTAGTCCTATATGGAGCTACAGGACGAGACTGCGCGACTCACTGAGGCGAAGTAGTCCTATATGGAACTACATGGCGAGACTGCGCGACTCACTGAGGCGAAGAAGTTCTATATGGAGCCACATAGTGAAATTGCGCGACCTGCCGATGCGAAATAGTCCTATATGGAACTTCATAGCGGGACTGCGCGACCAATTGAGAAGAAAGTCTACATAGCAATACATGGCGAGTCCCGGCCTTCCATCGGCTGATTAGGCGATTTAGCGATCCAAAGCTGCAGCGGGCGGAAGGCAAGCCCTCCCGAGTCCGGCGCGTCCTCCATCCCTCGGCATCGCACTCGGCATCGCACTCGACATCGCACTTGGCATCGCGTTATCGCGTCATAGTTGGCGCACCGAGCGCCTCACGATCAGCTCCGCTGGCAGCACGATCTTGCGCCAGCCCGGGGCCTGCTCGTCGCGCGACTGGATCCGGTCGAGCAGCATTTGCATGCCGAGATACCCGAATTGATAGGCCTGCTGCGAGATCACCGTCAGAAACGGGTCCATCTCGGCATAAGAGGCCAGCTCGTCGAAGCAGACCAGCGACGCATCCTCGGGCACGCGCAGCCCGCGGGACCGTAGCGCGCGCATCAGCTCGACGGCCAGCACGTTGTTGCCGGCGACAAACGCGGTAGGGAGGGGCCGCATGCGGTCCAGCCACGCCTCGATGACCGTCAGGTCGCTGCGCGGCCCGAAGCTCGTCTCCAGCACGAGTGCTTCGTCATACGTGAGGTCGTTGAGCTTAAGCGCTTCGCGATAGCCCTCGAGCCGCTCCCGGGCGCTTGAGATCGTGCGCGAGCCGTTGATGAGCGCGATCCGGCGATGGCCGCCGCCGACGAGCTGCTTGACCAGCTGGCGCGCGCCTTCCTTGCTGTCGCCGAGCACCACGTCGCTGTCCATGCCCGGCACTTCGCGGTCGAGCAATACGAACGGCACGCGGTGTCGCCTCAGCATCTCCAGATGCGGGAGAGATGCGTCCCCGGCAGGGGCCAGCAGCACGCCGTCGGCCCTTGTCTTCAGGACGGCGTCGATATAGTCGTTTTCCTTCTCCAGGTCCTCGTCCGTATTGCCGAACAGCAGCCGGTAGCCGTGCTTTTTAGCCGCATCCTCGGCACCGCGCGCAAGCGTCGTGTAAAAAGGATTCGTAATATCGGTGATCATGAGAAATAGCAGCCGCGTCTCCTGAAGCACGAGACTGCGCGCCATCTGGTTCGGGACGTAGCCGAGCTCGTCCATGACGCGCTTCACTTTTGTCCGCGTTTTCTCACTGATACGTCCTGCGTTATTGATAACTCGAGACACCGTCATTGCCGAGACGCCGGCTTTTTCCGCGATATCGTAGATGGTGACCATGCGTGTCCAATCCTTTCATAAAGCCGCCATATGCTTAATATCTATCTTACAAAAGTCATGGATTGACAGCAAGACGTTTCGTTGTTAATTTAGAGTTATCGGTAACATATTAATCGCTTTCAAGGAGGCATCATTTATGACTGATCATGCTTACAGGTTCCGGAGCGGATTTCCCAAGATCGGCATCCGTCCGACGATCGACGGCCGCCGCAAGGGCGTGCGCGAATCGCTCGAAGACCAGACGATGAATATGGCCAAGGCCGTGGCGGAGCTGCTCAGCAGCAGTCTGCGGTACCCGAACGGCGAGCCGGTCGAGTGCGTGATCTCCGACACTTGTATCGGCGGCGTTGCCGAAGCGGCCGCATCGGCGGACAAGTTCGCCAAGGCCGGCGTGGGCGTATCTCTCACCGTCACGCCTTGCTGGTGCTACGGCACCGAGACGATGGACATGGACCCGACGCTGCCGAAGGCGGTATGGGGCTTCAACGGAACGGAGCGTCCGGGCGCCGTTTATCTGGCCGCCGTATTGTCCGGCTATGCGCAAAAGGGACTGCCGGCGTTCGGCATTTATGGCGAACAGGTACAAGATTCCGGCGACACAAACGTGCCGGAGGACGTTCGCGAGAAGCTGATCGGTTTTGCGCGCGCGGGACTTGCGGTTGCGATCATGCGCGGCAAATCGTACTTGTCGATGGGCTCTGTGTCCATGGGCATCGCGGGCTCGATCGTCAACGATGGACTGCTTCAGGAGTATCTCGGCATGCGCACGGAGTACGTCGATATGTCCGAGTTCGTGCGCCGCATTGAAGAAGAGATCTACGATCCGGCCGAGTTCGAGAAAGCGCTCGCTTGGGTGAAGGAGAACTGCAAGGAGGGTCCGGACAACAATCCGGAGCGCCTGCAGAAGAGCCGCGCGGACAAGGATAAGGATTGGGAGACTGTCGTCAAGATGACGCAGATCGCCCGCGACCTGATGATCGGCAATCCGCGCCTCGCCGAGCTCGGCTTCGGCGAAGAAGCGATGGGCCACAACGCGATCGTTTCCGGCTTCCAAGGGCAGCGCGCGTGGACCGATCATTTCCCGAACGGAGACTTTTTGGAGACGATTCTGAACTCCTCGTTCGACTGGAACGGCATCCGTTCGCCTTATATCGTAGCGACGGAGAACGACAGCTTGAACGGCATTCCGATGCTGATGGGCTATCTGCTCAGCAACACCGCGCAAATTTTCGCCGACGTGCGGACGTATTGGGGACCCGATTCGGTGGAGAGAGTTACCGGTCACAAATTGTCTGGCGCGGCCGCGGGCGGACTGCTGCATCTGATCAACTCCGGATCCGCAACGATGGACGGCACGGGGGAACAATCGATCGACGGCAAGCCTGCGATGAAGCCGTTCTGGGACATCTCCGCCGAGGAAGCGCAAAAATGTCTCGACGCGACGAGCTGGCGCCCGGCGTCCGCGGAATACTTCCGTGGGGGCGGCTATTCGTCCGACTTCCTGACGCAAGGCGGCATGCCGATGACGATGTCCCGCCTGAATTACGTCAAGGGCATCGGCCCGACGCTGCAGATCGCCGAAGGCTATTCGGTCGAGCTGCCGCCGGAAGTGCATGACGCGCTCGACAAGCGTACCGACCCGACCTGGCCGACGACCTGGTTCGCGCCGATCGTGACGGGCAAGGGCGCGTTCCGTACCGTTTACGACGTCATGGACAACTGGGGCGCGAACCACGGCTCGATCAGCTTCGGCCATATCGGCGCAGACCTGATCACGCTCGCTTCGATGCTTCGCATTCCGGTCAGCATGCACAACGTCGCCGAGGAGCGCGTCTTCCGTCCCCGCGCATGGGGCCTGTTCGGCACAGATGGCATCGAAGGCGCAGACTTCAGAGCTTGCGCGAACTTCGGTCCGCTGTACAAATAAAAGGCAGTCAGGCGAAGCCGTCCGCTCCGGGCGGCCTTCGTCGGGTTTGTTCCTTTCGTCCCTTCATCCATTCCTTTTACGCAATCATTCTACCCCCTTGGAGGTCAATCACGCATGAGCGCCACTGATATTCGCAATGAGCTGTGCAAGTACGCGCGCAAGACGGTGTCGAACAAACTGGTCGTCGGGCCCGGCGGCAACTTGAGCGCCCGGCACGAGGGCAAAATGTATCTTTCTCCGAGCGGCTTCGCGCTGGACGAGATCGCGCCCGAGCAGTGGGTCGAGGTGGACATCGAGAGCGGCGACATCGCCGACATCGGCCTGCGTCCGTCGTCCGAGGTGCTGATGCACCTGTATGCCTACAGAGCCAACCCGTCCATCGGGGCGATCGTCCACACGCATCCGCCGTACTGCATCGCCTTCACGCTGGTCGAACAGGAGCTGCCCGTCATGTTCCCCGACCAGGCCGCGCTCGTAGGAACGACGACCTACGTTCCTTACGTGTTGCCGACCACCGACCGCCTGGCCGACGCGGTTGTCGCCAAAGTCAACGACTACAGCACCATTCTGCTCGGCAATCACGGTCTGGTCACAACGGGGCGCAATCTTCGCGAAGCCTACTACCGTACCGAGGTCGTCGAGGAGAGCGCCAAGATCTGGCTGATCGCGAGCGCCATCAAGACGCCCAAGGCGTTGACGGACGAAGAGTACAAGGAAATCGCGTCGCTGGAGAGCGAGGCTTATCGGATCGAGCTGCTGCAAAAAATGAAATAAGCGGAGGAACGGGCCATGAGCGAGAAAACGGCTGCAAGCGGCGGATCGCTGCGGGTAACCGCGCTGGCGTTCGACATGGGGGCGAGCTCCGGACGCGCCTATGCGGGAGAGCTTGGCAGGGACGCAAGCGGCATTCGCACGCTTCAGGTGGCGGAGATGCACCGCTTCGACAATGAGGCCGTGCGCGTCGGCAAGCATTTGCATTGGGACATCCTGCGCCTGCTGCAGGAGATCAAGCGGGGCATCCGCAAGACGTTCCAGGCCGGCTACGAGCCGAGGACGCTCGGCATCGATACGTGGGGCGTCGACTTCGGTCTGATCGACGAAGGCGGCGAGCTGCTCGGCAATCCGTATCATTATCGCGATGCGCAGACGGAAGGGTTGATCGAGATGCTGAGCGAACGGTTCGGCGCACAGGCACTATTCGCGTCGAGCGGTCTGCAATTTATGCCTTTCAATACCGTTTACCAGCTATACGCCATGAGCCGGACCGGATCGGTGAAGCTTGCCGCGGCCAGGACGCTGCTGCTGACGCCGGATCTGCTGACCTATCTGCTGACCGGCGTGCCGGCCTGCGAGTTCACGATGGCGACGACGACGCAGCTGTTCGATCCGCGTACGCGCAGCTGGAACAAGGAGCTGATGCGAGAGCTCGGCATCCCGGAGACGCTGTTTCTCGAGCCCGTCGCGCCCGGCACCCGAATCGGCAAACTGTCGGACGAGGTGCAGGAAGAGTTGCGGATTCCACCGGTCGAGGCGGTGGCCGTAGGTTCGCACGATACGGCGTCCGCGATCGCGGCCGTACCGGCGGGAGACGAACCGTTCGCTTACCTCGTCTGCGGCACCTGGTCGCTGCTCGGTACGGAGCTGGCGGAGCCGGTGCTGAAGCCCGAGACGCTGGAAATGTCTTTTTCCAACGAAGGCGGCGTCGGCGGCACGTATCAGCTGCTTAAAAACATTATGGGCTTGTGGATTTTGCAAGAATGCAAACGGGAGTGGGACGAAAACGGCACGCCCGTAGGCTATCCGCAGCTCGCCTTGCTTGCGGAGTCGGCCGAGCCGCTGCGCAGCTTGATCGATCCGGACGACGCGCGGTTTTACGGACCGTCCGATATGACTTCCAAAATCCGTGCCTACTGCCGCGAGACCGGCCAGCCGGAGCCGCGGGACCAGGGCGAATTCGCCCGGTGCATCCTCGAGAGCCTGGCGCTGCGTTACAGGCAGGCCCTCGAGCAGGCGGAGTCGCTCACCGGCCGCACCTTCGCCGGGCTCCATATGGTAGGCGGCGGCATTCAGAACAAGCTTCTCTGTCGGCTCTCCGCAAGCGCCATCGGCCGTCCGGTTATCGCGGGACCCGCGGAGGCAAGCGCGATCGGCAATTTGCTCCTGCAGTTCGTCGCGCAAGGCGAAATCGCCGATCTTGCTGAAGCCAGGCGTCTCGTATCGGCATCTTTTCCGGTCGATACGTACGAACCCGAGCCAGCGGACAAGGCGTCATGGGAAGCTGCCTACGCCCGTTTTCTCGCGCTGCGTCCCGGCCCATGAAGAATAGTTTTCTTTCGCATCCATAACGCCATGAGCAACCCCGCACCTTCCCTCGATGGAAGCGCGGGGTTTTTGTCTGCGATTAACCGACTGATTGGCGACATTTTTCGCCATATACATTAATTTTCCAACAAAATTCGTCTTCAAGTACTACGAATTTTGTTAACTTTTTTTTAACTTTGCACCGATATGATTAATGGGAAACAACTTTATGGAGAGCCGGACGTGCGGCGGGGGAGGCAGTCAACGATGAAATGGACGGTCGGCAAAAAGATGGTAGGGGCGTTTAGTGCCATACTCGTCGCGCTCGTGGCGCTGGGCTTTATTAGCCTGGCCAATATGAGCAAGATGAACGCGCAAGCCCAAGAGATCGGAAACGACTGGTTAAGCGGTGTAGAAACGATGAGCAACATTAAAATCGATCTGCAAGAGATTACAAATCTGTATTACCAGTCGCTAATCGCCACCGACGCAGCCGTCAAAAAGAAAGCGACGGAACAGATGGCTGCATTGTTCCCGGAAATCGAGACCAGTGTGAACGGCTATAAAAGCTCAGTAGCGAACGAAGAAGACAAGCAGCTGTACGAGGCGCTCAAGCTCGATTGGGAAACGTTCAAGAGCAGCTACACGGCTTCGACGCAGAATGCCGGCGACAAGGGGAGCTCAAGCAAAGCCTCCGAAGCCTTCAACACGCTCGATCAGGACGTGGACAAGCTGATTGATTTCAATCACGAAGGCGCCGAGAAGAGCGTGAAGGACAACGACAACCTGTTCCACAGCAGCGCATCGCTTGTCTTCTATATCGGGATCGCCATCGTGCTGCTTGCCGTCGCGCTCTCCTGGCTGCTGATCCGCAACATTACGGTGCCGCTGAAGCAGTCGACGGACGCCCTGAGCCGCGTGGCCGCGGGCGATCTCCAGATCTCCGTCTTCGAGTCGAAACGAACCGACGAGTTCGGCACGCTGCTGACGAGGCTGAACGATACGGTCGCCAAGCTGCGCAGCTCCGTCCGTCAAATGCAGGATAGCGCTTCGGTGCTCGCCACGTCTTCGATTCAGTTGTCAGGCGGATCGGAGCAGAACAAAGGTGCCTCGGTCCAAATCGCAGAGTCCGTCTCCCTGATCGCTTCCAATTCGGAAAGCCAGGCGAAGTCGGCGGCCGAATGCGACAGAGTCATGGAGGAAATGGCGGAGGGCGTGGGCAGAATCGCGGAAACGACCTCCGAGGTTGCGGAGTTGTCCGCGGGAGCGGCAGCGGCTGCCACGACGGGGACGGATCGGATCGTCAACGTCACGGAGCGCATGGCATCGCTCGAGAAGACCGTCGGACTTGCGGGCAAGCAAATTACGAGCCTGGTCGCGAAGTCTCACCAGATCGGCGAGGTTACCGGAATTATCGGCGAGATCGCATCGCGAACCAACCTGCTCGCACTGAACGCAGCGATCGAAGCGGCGAGAGCCGGCGAGCACGGCGCAGGCTTTGCGGTCGTCGCGGGCGAGGTGCGCAAGCTTGCGAACCAGACCAACGAATCCGTCGGCAACGTGTACACGCTTATCACCGAGGTACGCGAGCAGGTCGAATCGATGTCCGCGCTGATGAGCGCGAGCATCGAAGAGGTAAATGCCGGCAGCACGGCCGTGAACGAAGCGGCAGCCGCCTTCAAGCAGATCGCAAGCGCGTCGTTCGAGGTGTCATCCCGCGTGCAGGAGGCGGCAGCGGCCGCCGAGCAGCTGGCGGCGAGCTCGGAGGAGGTATCCGCGTCGGTGTCCAACATCGGGCATATGGCGTCCATGACCGCATCGATGACGCAGGAGGCTGCGGCTTCGGCGGAGGAGCAGCTCGCATTCAGCGAGGAGCTGGCGTCCTCGTCGCGTACGCTGTCCGGCGTCGCGGCGGAGCTCAAGCAGGGCGTTAGCGCGTTCAAGCTATAAGCGAGCAAGTCCATCTTCAAAAAAACTGCCGTACGCAACTTGCGACGGCAGTTTTTTTGACGTTTCACGAATGCGATCCGCTTTGCGTGAGCGGGAGCTCGACCGTAACGCGCGTGCCGGCGACAAGCCGGTTCGCGATGGATACTTCGCCGTGATGCATATGCACGATCTTCTGCACGATGGAGAGGCCCAAACCGCTACCCCCGGCTGCGCGATTGCGCGATTTATCCGCTTTGTAAAACCGTTCGAACAATCGAGGGAGATGCTCGGCCGGAACGCCGGGACCGGTATCTTCGACATGCACGGCAACGCTGTCGCCGGTGACGGACAAAGAGATGCCAAGCGTGCCGCCTTCGGGCGTAAACTTGATCGCGTTGTGCAGCAGGTTCACCCACACCTGGCGAAGCAGCTCTTCATCGGCTTCCAATTCGCACTCGGCGAGCCGAATGTCGAGCTCCAGACGTTTGGACTGCCACTGGGGCTCTCCGGCGAGGACGACCTGCCGCAGCTGCTTGTCGAGTCTGTACAGGCGCGGCTGGTAGGGCGGTCGCTTGGACTCGAGCGTCGTAAGCTTGAGCAGGTTGTCGCTGAGCCTGGACAGGCGCTCGCTCTCTGCCTCGATGATATCCAAGTAATGCTTGCGCTGCGTCTCGGAAAGGCGATCCGATTTAAGCGCCTGCGCAAAGCCTTTGATCGACGTGAGCGGCGATTGAATCTCGTGCGAGACGTTGGCTACGAACTGCTGCCGCATATCTTCGATTTGCCCAAGGTCGGCTGCCATCTGCTTGAAGTTTTTGACGATCTCGTAATATTGTCCCGCGTATCTCGGATTGACCTCCAGATTGACGTTAAAGTCGCCTTTGCCCATGCGGGACATGGCGTCGGTCAGCGTGTTTACGAGCTGCATGGCCCTCGCCTCGGGGCGGAAGAGGTATCGGATCGCCACGACGGACAGGCCAAACAGGAAAAACGTGAAAATCAGCGTCAAATATTCGCGCAGCGTGCCTGGTATCGTAACCAGCCGGCCTGCGGCACGAAGCAAAAAGTGGGCGGCCGTCCAGAGGATGGAATAGCAAGATAGGAAAATGGAAACGCCGGTCAAGAAATGCAAGGGAGCTGGCAGCCGCTCGAACCATGCCCGCGTCCCGCCGGCCGCAAGCGCTTCGCTTCTACGCTGTTCGCGCATGCGCGCCTCGAATTGCTTTTGCAGTGCGCGATATTCCTTATGAGTCTGCGTGAAATGGCGCCATAGCCGGGACATTCTCGATAAGCCCCGATTCAAGCGAGCACCTCCAGCCGGTACCCGAGTCCCCGGATCGTCGTGATCCGGAAGCCGCAATCGTCGGGGAACCTCTCTCGCAGACGCTTGATGTGCACGTCTACCGTACGTTCGTCGCCTTCATAGTCGAAGCCCCAGATCTGCTCGATGAGCTGATCGCGGGAGAAGGTCTGGCCGGGATGGCTCGCCAGCTTGAACAGCAGCTCGAATTCCTTGAGCGGCAGCGTGAGCGGATGGCCGTCCAGCTCCAGCTCGAACGTCTGGCGGTTCATCAGCACGCGGCCGATCTGCGTCTGGTGGGATACGGCGATTTTGTATCTGCGCATGAGCGCCTTGACGCGGACGACCAGCTCCGCAGGCTCGAACGGCTTGACCATGTAGTCGTCCGTGCCGAGCTGGAAGCCCTTGACCTTCTGCGCGGTCTCGCCCATCGCGGTGAGCATGAGCACGGGCAGCTCGTAGTGCGTCCGCAGCTCGCGGCACAGCTCCCAGCCGTCCATGTTCGGCATCATAATGTCCAGCACGACCAGATCGAACGGCGAGTCGGCAAGCAGGGCCAGCGCTTCTTGTCCGTCCGTCGCTTCCTGGATCTCGAAGCCCTCGGCCGACAGGAAGTGAGCCAGCAGTTCGCGGATATGCGGATCATCGTCTACAATAAGAATGCGCGCCATAAGTATCGGCCACCTTTTTGGATTCGGATTGGATAGGCTTACGCAGGTGACGTTATCTGAATTAGCCTGCAGTGTCGTA from the Cohnella hashimotonis genome contains:
- a CDS encoding sensor histidine kinase, whose product is MNRGLSRMSRLWRHFTQTHKEYRALQKQFEARMREQRRSEALAAGGTRAWFERLPAPLHFLTGVSIFLSCYSILWTAAHFLLRAAGRLVTIPGTLREYLTLIFTFFLFGLSVVAIRYLFRPEARAMQLVNTLTDAMSRMGKGDFNVNLEVNPRYAGQYYEIVKNFKQMAADLGQIEDMRQQFVANVSHEIQSPLTSIKGFAQALKSDRLSETQRKHYLDIIEAESERLSRLSDNLLKLTTLESKRPPYQPRLYRLDKQLRQVVLAGEPQWQSKRLELDIRLAECELEADEELLRQVWVNLLHNAIKFTPEGGTLGISLSVTGDSVAVHVEDTGPGVPAEHLPRLFERFYKADKSRNRAAGGSGLGLSIVQKIVHMHHGEVSIANRLVAGTRVTVELPLTQSGSHS
- a CDS encoding response regulator transcription factor, with protein sequence MARILIVDDDPHIRELLAHFLSAEGFEIQEATDGQEALALLADSPFDLVVLDIMMPNMDGWELCRELRTHYELPVLMLTAMGETAQKVKGFQLGTDDYMVKPFEPAELVVRVKALMRRYKIAVSHQTQIGRVLMNRQTFELELDGHPLTLPLKEFELLFKLASHPGQTFSRDQLIEQIWGFDYEGDERTVDVHIKRLRERFPDDCGFRITTIRGLGYRLEVLA